A region from the Streptomyces tsukubensis genome encodes:
- a CDS encoding type I polyketide synthase: MQNDDKLLDYLKQTTAKLRTTRARLREATEREREPVAIVGMACRYPGGVRDPEGLWELLASGGDAVGDFPTDRGWDLDALFDPDPAAPYTSDVARAGFVAGAADFDAGFFGISPREALAMDPQQRLLLETAWEAVERAGIDPASLKGSGTGVFAGAAPSGYPGDGDISGSEAHLITGTAMSVLSGRISYALGLVGPAVSVDTACSSSLVAVHLATQALRSGECSMALAGGVTVIVGPGEFVGFSAQNALAADGRCKAFGADADGMGIAEGVGVLVLERLSDARRNNHRILAVIRGSAYNQDGASNGLSAPNGPSQRRVIRAALANARLTTADVDVVEAHGTGTTLGDPIEAQALLATYGQGHPADRPLWLGSVKSNIGHAQQAAGVAGIIKMVLALQHGTLPATLHAAQPTPHVDWSAGHVSLLQEPVAWPAGDRPRRAGVSAFGISGTNAHLILEEAPAHEPAAHDPAAHEPAASGEAPADDPRGGEPRTAQDTGPAPGPHRPRLLGPDIEAVTFAVSGRSAAALAGQAERLKAHLLNRPELVSAEVGRALVTTRTAFEHRAVVLGGTRDELLAGLAAVAADRPVPGVVTGTAAPGEGETVFVFPGQGSQWIGMGRELASQSPVFAARLAECAAALAPYVDWELDDVLAGHHGFEAADVVQPALWAVMVSLAAVWQAAGVRPGAVVGHSQGEIAAAAVAGILSLDDAAKVVALRSRTLKALAGRGGMLSIAEPADTVRDRIVGFGDRLSVAAVNGPSATVVSGEPDALQELQDACGEAVRTRMIPVDYASHGPQVDALRTDILTALTGITPQPAAIPMISAMSGDMISGPELDPGYWYASLREPVEFDRAVRTLAATGHSTFVEISPHPVLTPAVADTPDGAQPLVTVDTLRREDGGADRLLRSLGEAWVRGLPVDWGTVLPTGDSTGTGAGGGAVELPTYAFQHRRYWPEYPVSAYGVEGWRYRIRWEALDAPPAGGGLSGVWLVVAPPGEAGLAAEVARVLDGAGARARVVEVAGGSGREALAGVLEGVAGVVSLLGLDESGAGAGGWVPAGVVGTAGVVQAVVDAGLEVPVWAVTRGAVAVAGGEVPSAAQAQVWALGQTAGLELPRVWGGLADLPAGCEVLDEGLGGALVSLLAAGPGGEDQVALRPSGSYARRLVHADRTDRTDRGEDTRTHEENTPRAHFTTGGTVLVTGGTGLIGGHTARLFAERGAARTVLVSRSGPSAAGTAQLAAELAQQGCSAEVVSCDITARDAVAHLLDWVRNTGPGLSAVVHSAGIGHGAPLTGLQPAELAAASQVKIAGAAHLHELTTARGIELDAFVVYSSGAAVWGSGYLAAYAAANAALEALVEQRRAAGLAGTAVAWGLWGGGGMGAGQGGDAMESLGMRPMAPRRGIRGLAEALDEDHSRLAVADIDWDRFLQTYTLHRPSPLLALLPEAVRARQAETETGLDTETGTGRPDPRDSTPLVRRLTALPPADRRTALEDAVRAEAAAALGHTDPEEIDPHQAFRDMGFDSVMAVALRNRLGEITALRLPSTLVFDYPSVTVLSDLLHGTLFGTPEPAPAIPARPAPAPDGTDDPIVIVGMGCRFPGGAGTPEQLWQLLADGTDAISTFPDYRGWDLHSAFGQEGGFLHEAADFDPSFFGIGPHEALAMDPQQRLLLETSWEALERAGIDPVALRGSRTGVFVGGWMQFYSQTLVGSTASTDTSTPVSDGGSVLSGRVSYVLGLEGPSLTIDTACSASLAALHLACQALRAGECDLALAGGATVMAVPGAFSFGSALGLSPNGRSKAFSASADGMGMGEGVGMLAVERLSDARRLGHPVLAVVRGTAINQDGASNGFTAPNGLSQQRVIRAALHSGGLTPDQIDVVEAHGTGTVLGDPIEAGALLATYGQQRPAERPLWLGSIKSNIGHAQGAAGVAGIMKMVLAMRHGMLPRTLHADEPSQEIDWESGHVRLLTREQPWPASDRGPRRAGISGFGISGTNAHVIVEEPPAETPAAEPTETETGTGTGDGGGSGTAAAGPALLAPGPGVTAWPLSARGPEALAAQAGRMLPFTRDTEPAAPAAVARALVTGRSRFRHRAVAVGSDRTELAARLSALTAGRPDSAVAVGDVPSGGPGRTVFVFPGQGSQWDGMGRRLLAESPVFAAEFARCAAALAPHTEWDPYAVLRQDDNAPSVEETEVLQPLLWAVMVSLAAVWRAAGVHPDVVTGHSQGEVAAATVAGILTLEDAARVVAVRARMLAGLDTEGAMVSVVLPVGEVAGLLQQWGDRLAIAAVNSPRATVVSGEPEALTAFERELRARRIMRWRVPVNGFVAHSRLCEPLADKLPAALAGIRPRTGTVPFFSTVEGRLLDGPRLGPDYWYANVRRGVRFADAVETLAATGHRTFVEVSAHPVLLTAVEEVLVPRADLPDPVLIDTLRREDGGADRLLRSLGEAWVRGLPVDWGTVLPTGDSTGTGAGGGAVELPTYAFQHRRYWPQYPVSAYGVEGWRYRIRWEALDAPLSGGGLSGVWLVVAPPGEAGLAAEVARVLDGAGARARVVEVAGGSGREVLAGVLGGVAGVVSLLGLDESGAGAGGWVPAGVVGTAGVVQAVVDAGLEVPVWAVTRGAVAVAGGEVPSAAQAQVWALGQTAGLELPRVWGGLADLPAGCEVLDEGLGGALVSLLAAGPGGEDQVALRPSGTCARRLVHADRTEDTRNTAAGTVPGGTLLVTGGTGLIGGHTARLFAERGAARTVLVSRSGPSAAAAAQLAAELAGQNCGVEVVSCDITARDAVAGLLDWAQRTGPGLSAVVHSAGIGHGAPVTGLSVAELETASQTKVAGAVHLHELTAERGIELDAFVVFSSVAAVWGSGYLAGYAAANAALEALVEQRRAAGLAGTAVAWGLWGGGGMGAGEGGEAMESLGMRPMAPRRGIRGLAEALDEDHGRLVVADLDWDRFLQTYTLHRPSPLLALLPEAVRARQAETGTGPDTETGTHTTPETAALLGRLASAPSPFEQETILLDVVREHAAAVLGHPGPSAVQPDVTFVEQGFNSLSAVDVRNRLARVTGLRLTGPLVFDHPTPAETAAHLRERLATGTPGQGGTGRPAPRFALTATPGTPGTSPAGSEAAAPDSLTPLYLQAHRSGRGADAMRMITGLAAFRPSFTDPAELAALPPLAPLTRGPVDAAHPLLICLPSFGATADAQEFARLAHGFGGERHIVAATVPGYTPGEPLAAGPGALLDLYAETVLNTPELASDTSPFVLIGYSSGGLTAHALATRLTERGRPPAGLVLLDTFTPLQAGVPDDLLADLPAAVLANNAEGATASGVGGDDWLTAFAHYYDFDWRGHLPHAGTLPTLLIRHTDTPDNTGASDSGSGGPGGAADFDRAPWAYSDDVTPVAVPGDHFTMIGSRAETTAQAVESWLATHLNPTRDRDDD; encoded by the coding sequence ATGCAGAACGACGACAAACTCCTCGACTACCTCAAGCAGACCACCGCGAAGCTCCGGACCACGCGGGCCCGGCTGCGCGAGGCGACGGAGCGGGAGCGGGAGCCGGTCGCGATCGTCGGGATGGCCTGCCGCTACCCCGGGGGCGTCCGCGACCCCGAGGGGCTGTGGGAGCTGCTGGCCTCCGGCGGGGACGCGGTCGGTGACTTCCCCACCGACCGCGGCTGGGACCTCGACGCCCTCTTCGACCCCGACCCGGCGGCGCCGTACACCAGCGACGTCGCCCGGGCCGGCTTCGTGGCCGGAGCGGCGGACTTCGACGCCGGCTTCTTCGGGATCAGCCCGCGCGAAGCCCTCGCGATGGACCCCCAGCAGCGCCTGCTGCTGGAAACCGCCTGGGAGGCCGTCGAACGCGCCGGTATCGACCCGGCGTCGCTGAAGGGATCCGGCACCGGCGTGTTCGCGGGCGCAGCGCCCTCCGGATACCCCGGCGACGGCGACATATCCGGCTCCGAGGCACACCTGATCACCGGTACGGCGATGAGCGTGCTGTCCGGACGGATCTCCTACGCGCTGGGGCTGGTGGGGCCGGCCGTCTCGGTGGACACCGCCTGCTCCTCCTCCCTGGTCGCCGTCCACCTCGCGACCCAGGCGCTGCGCTCGGGGGAGTGCTCGATGGCCCTGGCCGGCGGGGTGACGGTGATCGTCGGCCCGGGCGAGTTCGTGGGCTTCTCGGCACAGAACGCGCTGGCGGCGGACGGCCGGTGCAAGGCGTTCGGCGCGGACGCCGACGGCATGGGCATCGCCGAAGGCGTCGGCGTGCTCGTCCTGGAACGCCTCTCCGACGCCCGCCGCAACAACCACCGGATCCTCGCCGTCATCCGCGGCAGCGCCTACAACCAGGACGGCGCCTCCAACGGCCTGTCCGCCCCCAACGGCCCCTCGCAGCGGCGCGTCATCCGCGCCGCCCTGGCCAACGCCCGTCTCACCACGGCCGACGTGGACGTCGTCGAGGCCCACGGCACCGGCACCACCCTGGGCGACCCCATCGAAGCGCAGGCCCTGCTGGCGACCTACGGGCAGGGGCATCCGGCCGACCGGCCGCTGTGGCTGGGCTCGGTCAAGTCGAACATCGGACACGCCCAGCAGGCCGCGGGTGTCGCCGGCATCATCAAAATGGTGCTGGCCCTCCAGCACGGAACGCTCCCGGCCACCCTGCACGCCGCACAGCCCACCCCGCACGTCGACTGGTCCGCCGGGCACGTGAGCCTGCTTCAGGAACCCGTGGCCTGGCCCGCGGGCGACCGGCCGCGCCGCGCCGGCGTATCGGCCTTCGGGATCAGCGGCACCAACGCGCACCTCATCCTCGAAGAGGCCCCCGCCCACGAGCCCGCCGCCCACGACCCGGCCGCCCACGAGCCCGCCGCCTCCGGGGAAGCGCCCGCGGACGATCCCCGCGGCGGGGAACCGCGCACGGCACAGGACACCGGCCCCGCCCCGGGACCGCACCGGCCGCGGCTGCTGGGCCCGGACATCGAGGCCGTGACCTTCGCCGTCTCCGGACGGTCCGCCGCCGCCCTCGCCGGCCAGGCGGAGCGGCTGAAGGCACATCTGCTGAACCGCCCGGAACTGGTATCCGCCGAGGTGGGCCGGGCGCTCGTCACCACCCGTACCGCGTTCGAGCACCGTGCGGTGGTGCTGGGCGGGACCCGGGACGAACTGCTGGCGGGGCTCGCCGCGGTGGCGGCAGACCGGCCCGTGCCCGGTGTGGTGACGGGGACGGCGGCGCCCGGCGAGGGCGAGACGGTGTTCGTCTTCCCCGGCCAGGGCAGCCAGTGGATCGGCATGGGCCGCGAACTCGCCTCCCAGTCACCGGTGTTCGCCGCCAGGCTGGCCGAGTGCGCGGCAGCCCTCGCCCCGTACGTGGACTGGGAGCTGGACGACGTCCTCGCCGGACACCACGGCTTCGAAGCCGCCGACGTGGTGCAGCCCGCCCTGTGGGCCGTCATGGTCTCCCTGGCCGCCGTCTGGCAGGCCGCCGGTGTCCGGCCCGGCGCCGTCGTCGGCCACTCCCAGGGCGAGATCGCCGCCGCAGCCGTCGCCGGGATCCTGTCCCTGGACGATGCGGCGAAGGTCGTCGCGCTGCGCAGCCGCACACTGAAGGCGCTGGCCGGGCGGGGCGGCATGCTGTCGATAGCCGAACCCGCCGACACGGTACGGGACCGGATCGTCGGCTTCGGTGACCGGCTGTCGGTCGCCGCGGTCAACGGCCCCTCCGCAACAGTGGTCTCCGGCGAACCCGACGCCCTGCAGGAGCTGCAGGACGCCTGCGGTGAAGCCGTACGGACCCGGATGATCCCCGTCGACTACGCCTCCCACGGCCCGCAGGTCGACGCCCTGCGGACCGACATCCTCACCGCCCTCACCGGCATCACCCCCCAGCCGGCGGCCATCCCGATGATCTCCGCCATGAGCGGTGACATGATCTCCGGCCCCGAACTCGACCCCGGCTACTGGTACGCCAGCCTGCGCGAGCCCGTCGAGTTCGACCGCGCCGTGCGCACCCTCGCCGCCACCGGCCACAGCACCTTCGTCGAGATCTCCCCGCACCCCGTCCTGACCCCGGCCGTCGCCGACACCCCAGACGGGGCACAGCCCCTCGTCACCGTCGACACGCTGCGGCGTGAGGACGGTGGTGCGGACCGGTTGTTGCGGTCGCTGGGTGAGGCGTGGGTGCGGGGTCTGCCGGTGGACTGGGGCACGGTCCTGCCCACCGGCGACAGCACGGGCACGGGTGCGGGTGGGGGTGCGGTGGAGTTGCCGACGTATGCCTTCCAGCACCGGCGTTACTGGCCCGAGTACCCGGTTTCGGCGTACGGGGTGGAGGGCTGGCGCTACCGGATCCGGTGGGAGGCGCTGGACGCGCCGCCGGCGGGCGGGGGTCTGTCGGGTGTCTGGCTGGTGGTGGCGCCGCCCGGGGAAGCGGGCCTTGCGGCCGAGGTGGCGCGGGTTTTGGACGGTGCCGGTGCGCGGGCGCGGGTGGTGGAGGTGGCCGGCGGGTCCGGCCGTGAGGCGCTCGCCGGTGTGCTGGAGGGTGTGGCGGGTGTGGTGTCGCTGCTGGGGTTGGACGAGTCGGGTGCGGGTGCGGGGGGCTGGGTGCCTGCGGGTGTGGTGGGTACGGCGGGTGTGGTGCAGGCCGTGGTGGATGCGGGGTTGGAGGTGCCGGTGTGGGCGGTGACCCGGGGCGCGGTCGCCGTGGCCGGGGGTGAGGTGCCGAGCGCGGCGCAGGCGCAGGTGTGGGCGCTGGGGCAGACGGCCGGTCTGGAACTGCCCAGGGTCTGGGGCGGTCTGGCGGACCTGCCCGCGGGCTGCGAGGTGCTGGACGAGGGTCTGGGCGGGGCGCTGGTGTCCCTCCTGGCCGCGGGCCCGGGCGGTGAGGACCAGGTCGCCCTGCGCCCCTCGGGCAGCTACGCCCGCCGCCTCGTCCACGCCGACCGCACCGACCGTACCGACCGGGGCGAGGACACCCGTACCCACGAAGAAAACACCCCCCGGGCACACTTCACCACCGGCGGCACGGTACTCGTCACGGGCGGCACCGGACTCATCGGCGGGCACACGGCACGGCTGTTCGCCGAACGCGGCGCCGCGCGGACCGTCCTGGTGTCCCGCTCCGGCCCCTCCGCCGCCGGAACCGCACAGCTCGCAGCAGAACTCGCCCAACAAGGCTGCAGTGCGGAGGTGGTGTCCTGCGACATCACCGCCCGCGACGCGGTAGCCCACCTGCTGGACTGGGTCCGGAACACCGGCCCCGGCCTGTCGGCCGTCGTCCACTCCGCAGGCATCGGACACGGAGCCCCCCTGACCGGACTGCAGCCCGCAGAACTCGCCGCAGCCTCACAGGTCAAGATCGCCGGAGCGGCACACCTCCACGAACTCACCACCGCACGCGGCATCGAACTCGACGCCTTCGTCGTCTACTCCTCCGGCGCCGCCGTATGGGGCAGCGGCTACCTCGCCGCCTACGCCGCGGCCAACGCCGCACTCGAAGCCCTGGTCGAACAGCGCCGGGCCGCGGGACTCGCGGGCACCGCCGTGGCCTGGGGCCTGTGGGGCGGCGGCGGCATGGGCGCAGGCCAAGGCGGCGACGCGATGGAAAGCCTCGGCATGCGCCCGATGGCACCCCGCCGCGGCATCAGAGGACTTGCCGAAGCCCTCGACGAGGACCACAGCCGGCTCGCCGTCGCGGACATCGACTGGGACCGCTTCCTGCAGACCTACACCCTGCACCGCCCCAGCCCCCTGCTCGCCCTCCTCCCCGAAGCCGTCCGCGCCCGCCAGGCCGAAACCGAAACCGGACTCGACACCGAAACCGGCACCGGCCGGCCGGACCCCCGGGACAGCACCCCGCTCGTCCGCCGTCTGACCGCGCTCCCGCCCGCCGACCGCAGGACCGCGCTCGAAGACGCCGTACGCGCCGAAGCCGCCGCCGCACTCGGCCACACCGACCCCGAGGAAATCGACCCCCACCAGGCCTTCCGCGATATGGGCTTCGACTCCGTCATGGCCGTCGCCCTGCGCAACCGCCTCGGCGAGATCACCGCCCTGCGGCTGCCCTCCACCCTGGTCTTCGACTACCCCTCCGTCACCGTCCTGTCCGACCTGCTGCACGGCACCCTCTTCGGCACCCCCGAACCCGCCCCCGCCATCCCTGCCCGCCCGGCCCCCGCCCCCGACGGCACCGACGACCCCATCGTCATCGTCGGCATGGGCTGCCGCTTCCCCGGCGGCGCCGGCACCCCCGAACAACTCTGGCAACTCCTCGCCGACGGCACCGACGCCATCAGCACCTTCCCCGACTACCGCGGCTGGGACCTGCACTCCGCCTTCGGCCAGGAAGGCGGCTTCCTCCACGAAGCAGCCGACTTCGACCCCTCCTTCTTCGGCATCGGACCCCACGAAGCCCTCGCCATGGACCCCCAGCAGCGCCTCCTGCTGGAAACCTCCTGGGAAGCCCTCGAACGCGCCGGCATCGACCCCGTCGCCCTCCGCGGCTCCCGCACCGGAGTGTTCGTCGGCGGCTGGATGCAGTTCTACAGCCAGACCCTCGTCGGCAGCACCGCAAGCACCGACACCAGCACCCCCGTCAGCGACGGCGGCTCCGTCCTGTCCGGCCGCGTCTCCTACGTCCTCGGCCTGGAAGGCCCCTCCCTCACCATCGACACCGCCTGCTCCGCCTCACTGGCCGCACTCCACCTGGCCTGCCAGGCACTGCGCGCCGGCGAATGCGACCTCGCCCTGGCCGGCGGTGCCACCGTCATGGCCGTCCCCGGCGCCTTCTCCTTCGGCTCCGCCCTCGGCCTGTCCCCCAACGGCCGCAGCAAAGCGTTCTCCGCATCCGCCGACGGCATGGGCATGGGAGAAGGCGTCGGCATGCTCGCCGTGGAACGGCTCTCCGACGCCCGCCGCCTGGGACACCCCGTACTCGCCGTCGTCCGCGGCACCGCCATCAACCAGGACGGCGCCTCCAACGGCTTCACCGCCCCCAACGGCCTCTCCCAGCAGCGCGTCATCCGCGCCGCCCTCCACTCCGGCGGACTGACCCCCGACCAGATCGACGTGGTCGAAGCCCACGGCACCGGCACCGTCCTCGGCGACCCCATCGAAGCCGGCGCGCTGCTCGCCACCTACGGCCAACAGCGCCCCGCCGAACGGCCGCTGTGGCTCGGCTCGATCAAATCGAACATCGGCCACGCGCAGGGCGCCGCCGGAGTCGCCGGGATCATGAAGATGGTGCTGGCGATGCGCCACGGCATGCTGCCGCGGACCCTGCACGCCGACGAACCCTCCCAGGAGATCGACTGGGAGTCGGGCCACGTCCGGCTGCTGACCCGCGAGCAGCCCTGGCCCGCCTCCGACCGCGGACCGCGCCGGGCCGGGATCTCCGGCTTCGGCATCAGCGGCACCAACGCCCACGTCATCGTGGAGGAGCCGCCCGCCGAAACCCCCGCCGCCGAACCCACCGAAACCGAAACCGGCACCGGCACCGGCGATGGCGGCGGGAGCGGTACGGCCGCGGCCGGGCCGGCGCTGCTGGCCCCCGGCCCCGGCGTCACCGCCTGGCCGCTGTCCGCACGCGGACCCGAAGCCCTCGCCGCACAGGCCGGCCGCATGCTCCCCTTCACCCGCGACACCGAGCCCGCCGCACCGGCTGCCGTCGCCCGCGCCCTGGTCACCGGCCGCAGCCGGTTCCGGCACCGGGCCGTCGCCGTCGGCTCGGACCGTACGGAACTCGCCGCACGGCTCTCCGCCCTCACCGCAGGCCGCCCGGACAGCGCGGTCGCCGTCGGCGACGTCCCCTCCGGCGGCCCCGGCCGCACCGTGTTCGTCTTCCCCGGCCAGGGCTCCCAGTGGGACGGCATGGGCCGCCGGCTGCTGGCGGAGTCACCGGTGTTCGCCGCGGAATTCGCCCGCTGCGCCGCCGCACTGGCACCGCACACCGAATGGGACCCCTACGCGGTACTGAGACAGGACGACAACGCCCCCTCCGTCGAGGAGACCGAGGTGCTGCAGCCACTGCTGTGGGCCGTGATGGTGTCTCTGGCCGCCGTGTGGCGGGCCGCGGGCGTCCACCCCGACGTGGTGACGGGCCACTCCCAGGGCGAGGTGGCGGCAGCCACCGTGGCCGGCATCCTCACCCTCGAAGACGCGGCACGCGTCGTGGCCGTACGCGCACGGATGCTCGCCGGCCTCGACACCGAAGGCGCCATGGTCTCCGTCGTCCTGCCCGTCGGCGAGGTCGCCGGACTCCTGCAGCAGTGGGGCGACCGGCTGGCGATCGCCGCGGTGAACTCCCCCCGGGCCACCGTCGTCTCCGGCGAACCCGAAGCCCTCACCGCCTTCGAACGCGAACTGCGGGCCCGGCGGATCATGCGCTGGCGCGTCCCGGTCAACGGATTCGTCGCCCACTCGCGGCTCTGCGAGCCCCTGGCCGACAAACTCCCCGCAGCCCTGGCCGGCATCCGCCCCCGCACCGGCACCGTCCCCTTCTTCTCCACCGTCGAAGGACGCCTCCTCGACGGCCCCCGGCTCGGCCCCGACTACTGGTACGCCAACGTACGGCGCGGCGTACGGTTCGCCGACGCCGTCGAAACCCTCGCCGCCACCGGACACCGCACCTTCGTCGAAGTCTCCGCCCACCCCGTACTGCTGACCGCCGTCGAAGAAGTACTGGTGCCCCGCGCCGACCTCCCCGACCCCGTCCTCATCGACACGCTGCGGCGTGAGGACGGTGGTGCGGACCGTCTTCTGCGGTCGCTGGGTGAGGCGTGGGTGCGGGGTCTGCCGGTGGACTGGGGCACGGTCCTGCCCACCGGCGACAGCACGGGCACGGGTGCGGGTGGGGGTGCGGTGGAGTTGCCGACGTATGCCTTCCAGCACCGGCGTTACTGGCCCCAGTACCCGGTTTCGGCGTACGGGGTGGAGGGCTGGCGCTACCGGATCCGGTGGGAGGCGCTGGACGCGCCGCTGTCGGGCGGGGGTCTGTCGGGTGTCTGGCTGGTGGTGGCGCCGCCCGGGGAAGCGGGCCTTGCGGCCGAGGTGGCGCGGGTTTTGGACGGTGCCGGTGCGCGGGCGCGGGTGGTGGAGGTGGCCGGTGGGTCCGGCCGTGAGGTGCTCGCCGGTGTGCTGGGCGGTGTGGCGGGTGTGGTGTCGCTGCTGGGGTTGGACGAGTCGGGTGCGGGTGCGGGGGGCTGGGTGCCTGCGGGTGTGGTGGGTACGGCGGGTGTGGTGCAGGCCGTGGTGGATGCAGGGTTGGAGGTGCCGGTGTGGGCGGTGACCCGGGGCGCGGTCGCCGTGGCCGGGGGTGAGGTGCCGAGCGCGGCGCAGGCGCAGGTGTGGGCGCTGGGGCAGACGGCCGGTCTGGAACTGCCCAGGGTCTGGGGCGGTCTGGCGGACCTGCCCGCGGGCTGCGAGGTGCTGGACGAGGGTCTCGGTGGGGCGCTGGTGTCCCTCCTGGCCGCGGGCCCGGGCGGTGAGGACCAGGTCGCCCTGCGCCCCTCGGGCACCTGCGCCCGCCGCCTCGTCCACGCCGACCGCACCGAGGACACCCGGAACACCGCGGCCGGTACGGTTCCGGGCGGCACGCTGCTGGTCACGGGCGGTACCGGACTCATCGGCGGGCATACGGCACGGCTGTTCGCCGAACGCGGCGCCGCGCGGACCGTCCTGGTGTCCCGCTCCGGCCCCTCCGCCGCCGCAGCCGCACAGCTCGCAGCAGAACTCGCCGGGCAGAACTGCGGTGTGGAGGTGGTGTCCTGCGACATCACCGCCCGCGACGCGGTAGCCGGCCTGCTGGACTGGGCCCAGAGGACCGGCCCCGGCCTGTCGGCCGTCGTCCACTCCGCAGGCATCGGACACGGAGCCCCGGTGACAGGGCTGTCGGTGGCGGAACTGGAGACCGCCTCGCAGACGAAGGTCGCGGGAGCGGTCCATCTGCACGAACTCACCGCCGAACGCGGCATCGAACTGGACGCCTTCGTCGTGTTCTCCTCGGTCGCCGCCGTGTGGGGGAGCGGCTACCTCGCCGGCTACGCCGCGGCCAACGCCGCACTGGAAGCCCTGGTCGAACAGCGCCGGGCCGCGGGACTCGCGGGCACCGCCGTGGCCTGGGGCCTGTGGGGCGGCGGCGGAATGGGCGCCGGTGAAGGCGGCGAGGCGATGGAGAGCCTCGGCATGCGCCCGATGGCACCCCGCCGCGGCATCCGGGGCCTTGCCGAAGCCCTGGACGAGGACCACGGCCGGCTCGTCGTCGCGGACCTCGACTGGGACCGCTTCCTGCAGACCTACACCCTGCACCGCCCCAGCCCCCTGCTCGCGCTCCTCCCCGAAGCCGTCCGCGCCCGCCAGGCCGAAACCGGAACCGGACCCGACACCGAAACCGGCACCCACACCACCCCCGAGACCGCGGCCCTCCTCGGCCGGCTCGCCTCGGCCCCGTCCCCCTTCGAACAGGAGACCATCCTCCTCGACGTCGTACGCGAACACGCCGCCGCCGTCCTCGGCCACCCCGGACCGTCCGCCGTCCAGCCCGACGTCACCTTCGTCGAACAGGGCTTCAACTCCCTGTCCGCCGTGGACGTACGCAACCGGCTCGCCCGCGTCACCGGCCTGCGCCTGACCGGACCCCTGGTCTTCGACCACCCCACCCCGGCAGAAACGGCCGCCCATCTGCGGGAACGGCTCGCCACCGGCACCCCCGGCCAGGGCGGCACCGGCCGGCCCGCCCCCCGCTTCGCCCTCACCGCAACCCCCGGCACCCCCGGCACATCACCCGCGGGCTCCGAAGCCGCGGCCCCCGACTCCCTCACCCCCCTCTATCTGCAAGCCCACCGCTCCGGCCGGGGCGCCGACGCCATGCGGATGATCACCGGCCTGGCCGCCTTCCGCCCCTCCTTCACCGACCCCGCCGAACTGGCGGCCCTGCCGCCCCTGGCCCCCCTCACCCGGGGCCCCGTCGACGCCGCCCACCCCCTGCTGATCTGCCTGCCCTCGTTCGGCGCGACCGCCGACGCCCAGGAGTTCGCCCGCCTCGCCCACGGCTTCGGCGGCGAACGGCACATCGTCGCCGCCACCGTCCCCGGCTACACCCCCGGCGAACCGCTCGCCGCAGGCCCCGGCGCCCTCCTCGACCTCTACGCCGAAACCGTACTCAACACCCCCGAACTCGCCTCGGACACCAGCCCGTTCGTCCTCATCGGCTACTCCTCCGGCGGACTGACCGCACACGCGCTCGCCACCCGCCTCACCGAACGCGGCAGGCCCCCGGCCGGCCTGGTCCTCCTCGACACCTTCACCCCCCTGCAGGCCGGCGTCCCCGACGACCTCCTCGCCGACCTGCCGGCGGCCGTACTCGCCAACAACGCCGAAGGCGCCACGGCATCCGGAGTCGGCGGCGACGACTGGCTCACCGCCTTCGCCCACTACTACGACTTCGACTGGCGCGGCCACCTCCCGCACGCCGGGACACTGCCGACCCTCCTGATCCGCCACACCGACACCCCCGACAACACGGGCGCCTCCGACAGCGGCTCCGGCGGTCCGGGCGGGGCGGCCGACTTCGACCGGGCCCCGTGGGCCTACTCCGACGACGTCACCCCGGTGGCCGTACCCGGCGACCACTTCACGATGATCGGCTCCCGGGCCGAGACCACCGCGCAGGCCGTCGAGTCCTGGCTTGCCACGCACCTCAACCCCACTCGGGACAGGGACGATGACTGA